The Manis pentadactyla isolate mManPen7 chromosome 12, mManPen7.hap1, whole genome shotgun sequence genome contains the following window.
TATTTATAGTGTGCCTGGTATTGCTGTTGAATATATTCAAAATTTGGATCTATTACTGCTCGAGAGTACTAACTTAGGTTTTAGTATATTAGTATATCAGATACAGGCTATATGTACAATAAAGGTTAATTATTACAATATTCTCGTTAAATTTATTATGTATCAAACttgtttatcaattttttaaaagttagaataCCATAACTTACCCATAAAATAACAGTGAATATAAGGCCCTTCAATTCCCTATCTTTTATTCAGATTATGTAGAATTTCTAAATAAAtcaactttatttctaaataaattaatttgaCTGTTTAAAGCTAATAGGTAAAACTGTTAttggataattatttttgttttataatctgAAAGCAAGATTTGTTCCTTCATTGACTGACCACTTATTGGTCACCTACTAAAGGCAACATTCTGTTGAGGATTCCGAGTAACACAGAATTTTGGGCTTGTTCTCAGTGAGTGTAGAGACAGTCACGGGATAAAGAGAGCCACTCTGATTTTCTTTAGTTGTCTCTATTTCTCTTTAATGGAAATAATTAATTTCTCTTGGAaaatttccctccctccttttctttttctccctctccacTTCTTCCCTTAACCCAAAGAAACAGTatacagaaaaatgaagaagaggACAAAAATGCAGTTCTCAATTCTTTGCAATTAGTTTGGGATCCATTGTCACCTGCTGTAAGACATAATAAACCAATGAAAAATGATCAGCCTGTAAGTGAagctgcaattaaaaaaattgctgCCCTTGAAGATGAGCTAACTTTTCTTCGCTCTCAGATTGCTGCAATTGTGGAAATGCAGGAACTGAAAAACAGTACAAATGCTGGTAAGTAACATACtggatttttgtttcctttagatGGTATTCATTTAGTATTTAAGTCAGTTCTGAATAAGAATCTTTGATGCTAGTGTATCTGGTGAATGACATTAAATATAAAAGGGTGTTGGGTATATAAAATTATGCCTAATGTTTATTTAGAATAAATTAAGACACATTTGTGGTGAGAGGGATAGCTTTGGTTTAAAGAGCTATCTATGCTACCAAAGCTTGtacttttgtatttaaaaaaaggcTGTTTTCTGAGTAAGCTTTTCTAGTCCTTTGTAAAGCACTGGAAATTTAGGAGGAAGAATGCATTAATTTGAAAGAAGAGTTTAAGTAtgactctttatatattagtagtTTGAAGTTATTGCTGCTGTACTTGTACCAAACTCAGGTGAATGATGTTTCCTGTATGATCCTGTTCTAAATTTTTTGAGACATGACCTGCTTTAAACAATACtcatatatgcaaatataatatatatgtatatatatatatccattacACACAtacaatttaaatataataaaatatttatctagttttgtgtatttataatgtataaatattatatttgtattactacataataataattaaaatgagatatACACACTTTTTTTAAGCAATCATGTTACACACAGCCTTTTAGGAGCaaatccattgtgaaaaagtTAAATATTCAGTAGCTATCTTGGGCTCTTGCCTAGAAAATTTATGCTTgggtgtttctacagtgtcttcaTAGAGTGAATATACCAGTTTGAGTGTTTCTAACTACAAGCTGGTGATCATGTTTTAGCTTTTTTAAATAGAGAATGAAATTCAAATTGTATGTGAATTCCTGAAAaagcactttttattttatttttaaaatgcattctctcctttcttccctttaaGGGCCTACACAGATAATCCtaattgaattaaaaacaaatttattatttaGCTTGATTTATAGAAATTGCTAAACAGATGAGATTGTGTTTTCTTCCTGGCTACCATATTATTTTCATAGCATTATGAAAATTGTTCCTGTTTTGGTTCTAATTAGTGTTATGTTGGAGAGAATTTTGCATGATTTTTCATCAGACTACTTGTTTTTAGGCTTCCTTGACTTGAATGATGGGCCTAGTGGTTTGGGACAGTTGCCATCATCAGCAACTGCTCAGTCAAGTGTCGGGCCAGATCTGCTATCAGGTTCAGCTCTtctctgtcctcctcctcctccacccctgcCGCCTCAGTTTTCTGCTCTGCAGCCTCAATGTTCTCTTCTCGTACAACCAGTATCTGACAATTTCTGTGACTCAGATAATTCAGCAGCTGGCATGAAAAAGCAGCACCCAGGTGCTAGTAAAACCAATTATAGCCGTCGTTCAAAACACAAGAAAAGTAAAGATGTTCCAAACATGATGGATGTTCTAAAGGATATGAATAAGGTGAAGCTTCGTGCCATTGAACGGTAGGTATGTTGTTATAGTTTGAGAAATGAACCAAAATGTTAtcaattatgttttttttaattttttaaattttggtatcattaatctaaaattacatgaagaacattatgattactaggctccccccttcaccaagtcccccccacatactccttcacagtcactgtccatgtatagtaagatgctgtaaaatcactacttgtcttctctgtgttgcgcagccctccccgtgcccccccacactatacatgctaatcgtaatgccccctttctttttccccgcccttttccctcccttcccacccatcctcccctgtccctttccctttggtaactgttagtccattcttgggttctgtgattctgctgctgttttgttccttcagtttttctctgtttttatactccacatatgagtgaaatcatttggtatttgtctttctccgcctggcttatttcactgagcataataccctctagctccatccatgttgttgagaatggtaggatctgttttcttcttatggctgaataatattccattatgtatatgtaccacctcttctttatccattcatctactgatggacatttaggttgcttccgtatcttggctattgtaaatagtgcagcgataaacataggggtgcatctgtctttttcaaactggagtgcattcttagggtaaattcctaggagtggaattcctgggtcaaatggtatttctattttgagttttttgaggaacctccatactgctttccacaatggttgaactaatttacatccccaacagcagtgtaggagggttcccctttctccacaacctcgccaacatttgttgtttgtcttttggatggtagccatcctcactggagtgagataatatctcattgtggttttaatttgcatttctctgatgacaagcgatgtggagaatcttttcatatgtctgttggccatctgaatttcttctttagagaactgtctattcagctcctctgcccattttttaattggattatttgcttttttgtttgttgaggtgtgtgagctctttatatattttggatgtcaaccctgtcattttcgaatatgttctcccatactgtaggatacctttttgttctattaatggtgccctttgctgtacagaagcttttcagcttgatatagtcccatttgttcatttttgcgtttgtttcccttgcccggggagatatgttcaagaagaggtcactcatgtttatgtctaagagatttttgcctatgtttttttctaagagttttatggtttcatgacttacattcaagtctttgatccatttcgaatttacttttgtgtatggggttagacagtgatccagtttcattctcttacatgtagctgtccagttttgccagcaccatctgttgaagagactgtcatttccccattgtatgtccatggcccctttatcgaatattagttgaccatatatgtttgggttaatgtttggagtctctattctgttccattggtctgtgactctgttcttgtgtcagtaccaaattgtcttgattactgtggctttgtagtagagcttgaagttggggagtgagatcacccccactttattcttccttctcaggattgctttagctattcggagtctttggtgtttccatacgaatttttgaactatttgttccagttcattgaagaaagctgttggtaatttgatagggattgcatcgaatctgtatattgctttgggcaggatggccattttgatgatattaattcttcctagccatgagcatgggatgagtttccatttgttagtgacctctttaatttctcttaagagtgtcttatagttttcagggtttaggtctttcacttccttggttaggtttactcctaggtattttattctttttgatgctattgtgaatggaattgtcttcctaatttctctttctattagtttattgttagtgtataggaaagccacagat
Protein-coding sequences here:
- the MTFR2 gene encoding LOW QUALITY PROTEIN: mitochondrial fission regulator 2 (The sequence of the model RefSeq protein was modified relative to this genomic sequence to represent the inferred CDS: deleted 1 base in 1 codon); its protein translation is MSLILNILREMLEYFGVPTGQALQIWENKDYGSARSIVRIIGKILPLEPCARPNFELIPLLNSGDSTSCGSVVPSFADILCVANDEEASYLRFRNSIQKNEEEDKNAVLNSLQLVWDPLSPAVRHNKPMKNDQPVSEAAIKKIAALEDELTFLRSQIAAIVEMQELKNSTNAGFLDLNDGPSGLGQLPSSATAQSSVGPDLLSGSALLCPPPPPPLPPQFSALQPQCSLLVQPVSDNFCDSDNSAAGMKKQHPGASKTNYSRRSKHKKSKDVPNMMDVLKDMNKVKLRAIERSPGGRPIHKRKRQNSHWDPVSLISHALKQKFSFQEDDSFEKENRSCETSPFSSPETSRFGSHSSQSKGNELKEELINTKGVDHRRQRTDKHKR